One region of Danio rerio strain Tuebingen ecotype United States chromosome 5, GRCz12tu, whole genome shotgun sequence genomic DNA includes:
- the golga3 gene encoding golgin subfamily A member 3 isoform X2, protein MENGNNGMVSIEAKPPQHPDAQHCKNPNSNTVESLKPERSLVTEKIPNGHVKAELLPNGEAMVEGQDVGGGSTPPSATPSPGSRLSDSSPSTELDPASTDPCVEMENEEKIRQEARRRLEEQLKQYRAQRHTERTRRSTPKSRPFSTLDPELMLHPEGLPRANTVAMTKEYSFLRTSVPRGPKLGSLGIPSSREKKSKSSRSSKIHSLADYKTPESEGSGGAVSASADSSFTSLHSTISSVSTVSEISISSEANNHSESSQLIRDNISEVDGSESGFRADGNDSDSSSYSSVSTTGTYNMLSAIVNRPKAPYTVEGREIAAEAMGHFPSLQEVLQAATEERHMEELEQDREGSVEPRSRRDSFSSSVSYGSSVMGTHDEMLQVLKEKMRLEGQLESLSSEASQALKEKTELQAQLATVNAQLKAQVEQTQAGQERQSTLKTEVTTLRSNCSALEKAMVDLQTNLEGKNASLASLGNDLEVAEEQYQRLMVKVEEMQQSLNAKDNTVSELRQQMGGLQTQLQRVQSERNALQSRLKTSQAEVDSLQQLRLWYQQQLNLAQEARVRLQGEMANMQAGQMTQFGVLENLKIENVTLSHKLTETNHRSIKEKERIAVQLQSIEADMLTQEAAIHQIQEAKTMVEEDLQHKLEEFEEEREHLLKLANTATTLERELEQVKLVLFQKDSQLESLQREHLELMKQLTTTQETLQTKEQALNQLEARYQELQVQLEELQTDASAKEETLQYLQNEKIVLEVALQAARADKSELDEGAEKLGEEVLVASDTLDQLRQEVQVKATQIEALQHENGTLKKQAQKLKEQFMQQKVMVEAYRRDASSKEQLISELKASKKRLVAEVKDLKQELLKTEGEKKSAVQEQARLQKEVERVQQQMNGLEAHLQSVQTERDQLDSQLQSLQFDQNQLAAVTEENENLRKRVEQMQNEARTAISEQKVKMKRLGTDLTSAQKEMKAKHKAYENAVGILSRRLQEALAAKETAEAELDKLKAQVADGGNSQELQAKVKSLQGELQAVSQSKAMLEKELQEVITLTSTELEEYQEKVLELEDELQESRNFKKRIRRLEDANKKLALELEHEKGKLSGLGKSHSALREHANILEAALAKREADLVQLNLQVQAVLKRKEEEDQQMRQLVQTLQTALEKEKIKVKDLTEQVAEAKLEAAHNRRHYRAAVLELSEIKKDLQAKEELVKALEKEATTLAAQDEKHSEEVSRFREELADAHTQLQILQKQLDDELNKQPVTNQEVEDLKWEVEQKQREMEAQKQQLEMVEQCHQREMQSQQDMLQTIKVELEMVQEELNGTRKDKFMLQAKVGELRNSMKTVLQQNNQLKQDLKNSRLRKQRMDLKGESTPVTPVKIPDCPVPASLLDELLKPSTSVNKEPLNNLHNCLKQLKQEMDSLQKQMEEHTVTVTSLASPEDELQKLGLHDSSESSNKEDKEEMLPS, encoded by the exons GTCACGTCAAAGCAGAGCTGTTGCCAAACGGAGAGGCCATGGTGGAGGGTCAGGACGTTGGTGGAGGCAGCACCCCACCTTCGGCAACTCCATCCCCAGGCAGCCGCCTTTCCGACTCTTCTCCGAGCACAGAGCTGGATCCAG CATCAACTGACCCATGTGTGGAGAtggaaaatgaagaaaaaatccGTCAGGAAGCTCGCAGACGACTAGAGGAACAGCTCAAACAATACAGAGCACAGCGGCACACAGAGCGA ACCCGACGGTCCACTCCTAAAAGCCGGCCATTTAGCACTTTGGACCCAGAGCTTATGCTCCACCCTGAAGGTCTCCCACGGGCCAATACTGTCGCCATGACTAAAGAATACTCTTTCTTGCGCACCAGCGTTCCTCGTGGTCCCAAACTTGGAAGCCTGGGAATCCCTTCCAGCAGGGAGAAAAAATCCAAATCATCTCGCTCCAGCAAGATCCACTCTCTCGCTGACTACAAAACTCCTGAATCTGAAGGTTCTGGTGGAGCAGTTTCTGCATCTGCTGACTCGTCGTTTACCTCCCTGCATTCCACCATCAGCTCCGTCTCCACCGTTTCTGAAATCAGCATCAGCTCAGAAGCCAACAACCATTCAGAATCATCTCAGCTGATCAGAGACAACATCTCTGAGGTGGATGGCAGCGAATCAGGCTTCAGAGCTGACGGCAATGACAGCGATAGCTCATCCTATAGTAGCGTGTCTACTACAGGAACGTATAATATGTTATCTGCAATAGTGAACAGGCCAAAGGCTCCATATACTGTTGAAGGGAGAGAGATTGCTGCTGAAGCCATGGGCCACTTTCCGTCACTTCAGGAAGTCCTGCAGGCTGCGACTGAAGAAAGGCACATGGAGGAGCTCGAGCAGGACAGAGAGGGCAGCGTGGAGCCTCGCAGTCGCAGGGACAGCTTCTCCAGCAG TGTGTCGTATGGGAGTTCTGTGATGGGGACTCATGATGAAATGCTGCAAGTGCTGAAAGAGAAAATGAGGTTAGAAGGACAACTGGAGTCTCTCTCCTCCGAGGCCAGTCAG GCTTTAAAAGAAAAGACGGAGCTCCAGGCTCAGCTGGCCACAGTAAATGCTCAGTTGAAGGCCCAGGTGGAGCAGACCCAGGCCGGTCAGGAGAGGCAGAGCACCCTCAAAACAGAGGTGACGACACTACGCTCCAACTGCTCTGCACTGGAGAAGGCCATGGTGGACCTCCAGACCAATCTGGAAGGGAAGAACGCCAGCTTGGCCTCGTTGGGCAATGATTTGGAGGTAGCTGAAGAGCAGTACCAGAGGCTGATGGTCAAAGTGGAGGAGATGCAGCAAAGCCTGAATGCCAAGGACAACACAG TGTCGGAGTTGCGACAACAGATGGGAGGCCTGCAGACTCAGCTACAGCGGGTCCAGAGTGAGAGGAACGCTCTCCAGAGCAGACTGAAGACCTCGCAGGCAGAAGTGGACTCGTTGCAGCAGCTTCGCCTCTGGTACCAGCAGCAGCTCAATCTGGCACAGGAGGCACGAGTGCGACTGCAGGGAGAGATGGCAAACATGCAG GCAGGTCAAATGACTCAGTTTGGTGTGTTGGAAAATCTGAAGATTGAGAACGTCACACTGTCTCACAAACTCACGGAGACGAATCATCGCTCTATAAAAGAAAAGGAACGGATTGCTGTACAGCTACAGAGCATAGAG GCGGACATGTTGACTCAAGAAGCGGCCATACATCAAATTCAGGAGGCCAAAACGATGGTGGAAGAAGATCTTCAGCATAAGCTGGAGGAGTTTGAGGAGGAGCGAGAGCATCTTCTCAAACTAGCCAACACAGCCACAACACTGGAAAGAGAGCTGGAGCAG GTCAAACTGGTTCTCTTCCAAAAAGATTCCCAGCTGGAGTCTTTACAGCGCGAGCACCTAGAACTGATGAAGCAGCTCACCACCACTCAGGAGACCCTCCAAACCAAAGAACAGGCCCTTAATCAGCTGGAGGCCCGCTATCAGGAGCTCCAGGTCCAGCTGGAGGAGCTACAGACAGACGCCTCTGCTAAAGAGGAAACCCTGCAGTATCTGCAAAATGAAAAAATAGTCCTGGAAGTGGCTCTACAGGCCGCACGGGCTGATAAGAGCGAGCTTGATGAGGGAGCGGAAAAGCTTGGCGAGGAAGTGCTGGTGGCATCGGACACTCTTGACCAGCTTAGACAGGAAGTACAGGTTAAAGCGACACAG ATTGAAGCTCTACAACATGAGAATGGCACCCTTAAAAAGCAAGCACAGAAACTGAAAGAGCAGTTCATGCAGCAAAAG GTGATGGTTGAAGCTTACAGGAGGGATGCCAGCTCCAAAGAGCAGCTGATCTCTGAGCTGAAGGCTTCTAAAAAGCGTCTGGTGGCAGAAGTGAAGGACCTGAAACAGGAGCTGTTGAAAACGGAGGGGGAAAAGAAAAGTGCCGTGCAGGAACAAGCTCGCCTGCAGAAGGAGGTGGAGAGAGTCCAGCAGCAGATGAACGGTCTGGAAGCACATTTACAATCTGTACAGACAGAAAGAGATCAACTTGACTCTCaactgcag TCCCTTCAGTTTGACCAGAACCAGCTGGCGGCAGTGACCGAAGAAAATGAAAATCTGAGGAAGAGGGTTGAACAAATGCAAAATGAAGCCAGAAC GGCTATCTCAGAGCAGAAGGTGAAGATGAAGCGTTTGGGCACAGATTTGACCAGCGCGCAGAAAGAGATGAAGGCCAAGCACAAGGCCTATGAGAATGCAGTTGGCATTTTGAGTCGCAGGCTACAGGAAGCCCTCGCCGCCAAAGAGACAGCAGAGGCTGAACTTGACAAACTTAAAGCTCAGGTTGCAGATGGGGGAAATAGCCAGGAACTTCAG GCCAAGGTGAAGAGCCTGCAGGGAGAGCTTCAGGCAGTGAGCCAGAGTAAAGCCATGCTGGAGAAGGAGCTCCAGGAGGTCATCACCCTCACCAGCACTGAGCTGGAGGAGTACCAGGAGAAAGTGCTGGAACTGGAGGATGAG CTTCAAGAATcaagaaattttaaaaagagaatcCGTCGATTGGAGGATGCTAATAAGAAGCTTGCCCTCGAACTGGAGCATGAGAAAGGGAAACTTTCCGGCCTTGGGAAATCCCACAGTGCATTGCGGGAACATGCCAATATTCTAGAGGCTGCATTGGCAAAAAGAGAAGCAGATCTTGTCCAGCTCAACTTGCAG GTACAAGCAGTGTTGAAGCGTAAAGAAGAGGAAGACCAGCAGATGAGACAGTTGGTGCAGACGCTGCAGACCGCTTTGGAGAAGGAGAAGATAAAAGTCAAGGATCTGACAGAGCAG GTGGCTGAGGCCAAGCTGGAGGCAGCCCACAACCGCAGGCACTACAGAGCAGCCGTGCTGGAGCTCAGCGAGATCAAGAAAGATCTGCAGGCCAAAGAAGAGCTTGTCAAAGCCTTAGAGAAAGAAGCTACGACACTAGC AGCTCAAGATGAGAAGCACTCAGAAGAGGTTTCTCGTTTCCGGGAGGAATTAGCTGACGCTCACACTCAACTTCAGATCCTTCAAAAACAGCTTGATGATGAGCTCAATAAACAGCCCGTCACTAACCAAGAG GTGGAGGATCTGAAGTGGGAGGTGGAGCAGAAGCAGAGGGAGATGGAGGCTCAGAAACAGCAGTTAGAGATGGTAGAGCAGTGTCACCAGAGAGAGATGCAAAGCCAGCAGGACATGCTACAG ACGATAAAGGTGGAGCTGGAGATGGTGCAAGAGGAGCTCAACGGCACACGCAAAGATAAATTCATGCTGCAGGCTAAAGTGGGAGAGCTGAGGAACAGCATGAAGACCGTTCTTCAGCAGAACAACCAGCTCAAACAGGACCTCAAAAACAGCCGACTTCGAAAG CAGCGGATGGATCTGAAGGGGGAATCAACCCCAGTTACGCCAGTAAAAATCCCCGACTGCCCTGTTCCTGCTTCTCTTCTGGATGAACTGTTGAAGCCTTCGACGTCCGTCAATAAAGAACCTCTCAATAACCTTCACAACTGTCTGAAACAGC
- the golga3 gene encoding golgin subfamily A member 3 isoform X1 encodes MENGNNGMVSIEAKPPQHPDAQHCKNPNSNTVESLKPERSLVTEKIPNGHVKAELLPNGEAMVEGQDVGGGSTPPSATPSPGSRLSDSSPSTELDPGVVSFPDSLERSEGSVHTGDALQSLRLSIPMQETELSSTDPCVEMENEEKIRQEARRRLEEQLKQYRAQRHTERTRRSTPKSRPFSTLDPELMLHPEGLPRANTVAMTKEYSFLRTSVPRGPKLGSLGIPSSREKKSKSSRSSKIHSLADYKTPESEGSGGAVSASADSSFTSLHSTISSVSTVSEISISSEANNHSESSQLIRDNISEVDGSESGFRADGNDSDSSSYSSVSTTGTYNMLSAIVNRPKAPYTVEGREIAAEAMGHFPSLQEVLQAATEERHMEELEQDREGSVEPRSRRDSFSSSVSYGSSVMGTHDEMLQVLKEKMRLEGQLESLSSEASQALKEKTELQAQLATVNAQLKAQVEQTQAGQERQSTLKTEVTTLRSNCSALEKAMVDLQTNLEGKNASLASLGNDLEVAEEQYQRLMVKVEEMQQSLNAKDNTVSELRQQMGGLQTQLQRVQSERNALQSRLKTSQAEVDSLQQLRLWYQQQLNLAQEARVRLQGEMANMQAGQMTQFGVLENLKIENVTLSHKLTETNHRSIKEKERIAVQLQSIEADMLTQEAAIHQIQEAKTMVEEDLQHKLEEFEEEREHLLKLANTATTLERELEQVKLVLFQKDSQLESLQREHLELMKQLTTTQETLQTKEQALNQLEARYQELQVQLEELQTDASAKEETLQYLQNEKIVLEVALQAARADKSELDEGAEKLGEEVLVASDTLDQLRQEVQVKATQIEALQHENGTLKKQAQKLKEQFMQQKVMVEAYRRDASSKEQLISELKASKKRLVAEVKDLKQELLKTEGEKKSAVQEQARLQKEVERVQQQMNGLEAHLQSVQTERDQLDSQLQSLQFDQNQLAAVTEENENLRKRVEQMQNEARTAISEQKVKMKRLGTDLTSAQKEMKAKHKAYENAVGILSRRLQEALAAKETAEAELDKLKAQVADGGNSQELQAKVKSLQGELQAVSQSKAMLEKELQEVITLTSTELEEYQEKVLELEDELQESRNFKKRIRRLEDANKKLALELEHEKGKLSGLGKSHSALREHANILEAALAKREADLVQLNLQVQAVLKRKEEEDQQMRQLVQTLQTALEKEKIKVKDLTEQVAEAKLEAAHNRRHYRAAVLELSEIKKDLQAKEELVKALEKEATTLAAQDEKHSEEVSRFREELADAHTQLQILQKQLDDELNKQPVTNQEVEDLKWEVEQKQREMEAQKQQLEMVEQCHQREMQSQQDMLQTIKVELEMVQEELNGTRKDKFMLQAKVGELRNSMKTVLQQNNQLKQDLKNSRLRKQRMDLKGESTPVTPVKIPDCPVPASLLDELLKPSTSVNKEPLNNLHNCLKQLKQEMDSLQKQMEEHTVTVTSLASPEDELQKLGLHDSSESSNKEDKEEMLPS; translated from the exons GTCACGTCAAAGCAGAGCTGTTGCCAAACGGAGAGGCCATGGTGGAGGGTCAGGACGTTGGTGGAGGCAGCACCCCACCTTCGGCAACTCCATCCCCAGGCAGCCGCCTTTCCGACTCTTCTCCGAGCACAGAGCTGGATCCAGGTGTGGTCTCTTTCCCTGACAGCCTAGAGAGGTCTGAGGGCTCTGTTCACACGGGTGACGCGTTGCAATCGCTCAGACTAAGTATTCCTATGCAGGAGACTGAATTGT CATCAACTGACCCATGTGTGGAGAtggaaaatgaagaaaaaatccGTCAGGAAGCTCGCAGACGACTAGAGGAACAGCTCAAACAATACAGAGCACAGCGGCACACAGAGCGA ACCCGACGGTCCACTCCTAAAAGCCGGCCATTTAGCACTTTGGACCCAGAGCTTATGCTCCACCCTGAAGGTCTCCCACGGGCCAATACTGTCGCCATGACTAAAGAATACTCTTTCTTGCGCACCAGCGTTCCTCGTGGTCCCAAACTTGGAAGCCTGGGAATCCCTTCCAGCAGGGAGAAAAAATCCAAATCATCTCGCTCCAGCAAGATCCACTCTCTCGCTGACTACAAAACTCCTGAATCTGAAGGTTCTGGTGGAGCAGTTTCTGCATCTGCTGACTCGTCGTTTACCTCCCTGCATTCCACCATCAGCTCCGTCTCCACCGTTTCTGAAATCAGCATCAGCTCAGAAGCCAACAACCATTCAGAATCATCTCAGCTGATCAGAGACAACATCTCTGAGGTGGATGGCAGCGAATCAGGCTTCAGAGCTGACGGCAATGACAGCGATAGCTCATCCTATAGTAGCGTGTCTACTACAGGAACGTATAATATGTTATCTGCAATAGTGAACAGGCCAAAGGCTCCATATACTGTTGAAGGGAGAGAGATTGCTGCTGAAGCCATGGGCCACTTTCCGTCACTTCAGGAAGTCCTGCAGGCTGCGACTGAAGAAAGGCACATGGAGGAGCTCGAGCAGGACAGAGAGGGCAGCGTGGAGCCTCGCAGTCGCAGGGACAGCTTCTCCAGCAG TGTGTCGTATGGGAGTTCTGTGATGGGGACTCATGATGAAATGCTGCAAGTGCTGAAAGAGAAAATGAGGTTAGAAGGACAACTGGAGTCTCTCTCCTCCGAGGCCAGTCAG GCTTTAAAAGAAAAGACGGAGCTCCAGGCTCAGCTGGCCACAGTAAATGCTCAGTTGAAGGCCCAGGTGGAGCAGACCCAGGCCGGTCAGGAGAGGCAGAGCACCCTCAAAACAGAGGTGACGACACTACGCTCCAACTGCTCTGCACTGGAGAAGGCCATGGTGGACCTCCAGACCAATCTGGAAGGGAAGAACGCCAGCTTGGCCTCGTTGGGCAATGATTTGGAGGTAGCTGAAGAGCAGTACCAGAGGCTGATGGTCAAAGTGGAGGAGATGCAGCAAAGCCTGAATGCCAAGGACAACACAG TGTCGGAGTTGCGACAACAGATGGGAGGCCTGCAGACTCAGCTACAGCGGGTCCAGAGTGAGAGGAACGCTCTCCAGAGCAGACTGAAGACCTCGCAGGCAGAAGTGGACTCGTTGCAGCAGCTTCGCCTCTGGTACCAGCAGCAGCTCAATCTGGCACAGGAGGCACGAGTGCGACTGCAGGGAGAGATGGCAAACATGCAG GCAGGTCAAATGACTCAGTTTGGTGTGTTGGAAAATCTGAAGATTGAGAACGTCACACTGTCTCACAAACTCACGGAGACGAATCATCGCTCTATAAAAGAAAAGGAACGGATTGCTGTACAGCTACAGAGCATAGAG GCGGACATGTTGACTCAAGAAGCGGCCATACATCAAATTCAGGAGGCCAAAACGATGGTGGAAGAAGATCTTCAGCATAAGCTGGAGGAGTTTGAGGAGGAGCGAGAGCATCTTCTCAAACTAGCCAACACAGCCACAACACTGGAAAGAGAGCTGGAGCAG GTCAAACTGGTTCTCTTCCAAAAAGATTCCCAGCTGGAGTCTTTACAGCGCGAGCACCTAGAACTGATGAAGCAGCTCACCACCACTCAGGAGACCCTCCAAACCAAAGAACAGGCCCTTAATCAGCTGGAGGCCCGCTATCAGGAGCTCCAGGTCCAGCTGGAGGAGCTACAGACAGACGCCTCTGCTAAAGAGGAAACCCTGCAGTATCTGCAAAATGAAAAAATAGTCCTGGAAGTGGCTCTACAGGCCGCACGGGCTGATAAGAGCGAGCTTGATGAGGGAGCGGAAAAGCTTGGCGAGGAAGTGCTGGTGGCATCGGACACTCTTGACCAGCTTAGACAGGAAGTACAGGTTAAAGCGACACAG ATTGAAGCTCTACAACATGAGAATGGCACCCTTAAAAAGCAAGCACAGAAACTGAAAGAGCAGTTCATGCAGCAAAAG GTGATGGTTGAAGCTTACAGGAGGGATGCCAGCTCCAAAGAGCAGCTGATCTCTGAGCTGAAGGCTTCTAAAAAGCGTCTGGTGGCAGAAGTGAAGGACCTGAAACAGGAGCTGTTGAAAACGGAGGGGGAAAAGAAAAGTGCCGTGCAGGAACAAGCTCGCCTGCAGAAGGAGGTGGAGAGAGTCCAGCAGCAGATGAACGGTCTGGAAGCACATTTACAATCTGTACAGACAGAAAGAGATCAACTTGACTCTCaactgcag TCCCTTCAGTTTGACCAGAACCAGCTGGCGGCAGTGACCGAAGAAAATGAAAATCTGAGGAAGAGGGTTGAACAAATGCAAAATGAAGCCAGAAC GGCTATCTCAGAGCAGAAGGTGAAGATGAAGCGTTTGGGCACAGATTTGACCAGCGCGCAGAAAGAGATGAAGGCCAAGCACAAGGCCTATGAGAATGCAGTTGGCATTTTGAGTCGCAGGCTACAGGAAGCCCTCGCCGCCAAAGAGACAGCAGAGGCTGAACTTGACAAACTTAAAGCTCAGGTTGCAGATGGGGGAAATAGCCAGGAACTTCAG GCCAAGGTGAAGAGCCTGCAGGGAGAGCTTCAGGCAGTGAGCCAGAGTAAAGCCATGCTGGAGAAGGAGCTCCAGGAGGTCATCACCCTCACCAGCACTGAGCTGGAGGAGTACCAGGAGAAAGTGCTGGAACTGGAGGATGAG CTTCAAGAATcaagaaattttaaaaagagaatcCGTCGATTGGAGGATGCTAATAAGAAGCTTGCCCTCGAACTGGAGCATGAGAAAGGGAAACTTTCCGGCCTTGGGAAATCCCACAGTGCATTGCGGGAACATGCCAATATTCTAGAGGCTGCATTGGCAAAAAGAGAAGCAGATCTTGTCCAGCTCAACTTGCAG GTACAAGCAGTGTTGAAGCGTAAAGAAGAGGAAGACCAGCAGATGAGACAGTTGGTGCAGACGCTGCAGACCGCTTTGGAGAAGGAGAAGATAAAAGTCAAGGATCTGACAGAGCAG GTGGCTGAGGCCAAGCTGGAGGCAGCCCACAACCGCAGGCACTACAGAGCAGCCGTGCTGGAGCTCAGCGAGATCAAGAAAGATCTGCAGGCCAAAGAAGAGCTTGTCAAAGCCTTAGAGAAAGAAGCTACGACACTAGC AGCTCAAGATGAGAAGCACTCAGAAGAGGTTTCTCGTTTCCGGGAGGAATTAGCTGACGCTCACACTCAACTTCAGATCCTTCAAAAACAGCTTGATGATGAGCTCAATAAACAGCCCGTCACTAACCAAGAG GTGGAGGATCTGAAGTGGGAGGTGGAGCAGAAGCAGAGGGAGATGGAGGCTCAGAAACAGCAGTTAGAGATGGTAGAGCAGTGTCACCAGAGAGAGATGCAAAGCCAGCAGGACATGCTACAG ACGATAAAGGTGGAGCTGGAGATGGTGCAAGAGGAGCTCAACGGCACACGCAAAGATAAATTCATGCTGCAGGCTAAAGTGGGAGAGCTGAGGAACAGCATGAAGACCGTTCTTCAGCAGAACAACCAGCTCAAACAGGACCTCAAAAACAGCCGACTTCGAAAG CAGCGGATGGATCTGAAGGGGGAATCAACCCCAGTTACGCCAGTAAAAATCCCCGACTGCCCTGTTCCTGCTTCTCTTCTGGATGAACTGTTGAAGCCTTCGACGTCCGTCAATAAAGAACCTCTCAATAACCTTCACAACTGTCTGAAACAGC